cacagaaagaagacatcaattaattgggcatgcaagttaaaaatgtggaaaaagaacaaatcaaactccctcaattaagtaccaaatttgaaattctgaaactcaaggagagattaataaaattgaaactaagaaaactattgagctaattaagaaaactgagttgattttatatataaaaaagcaattaaatagataaacctttggtgaattttattagaaaaaggaaataataaaaaaaaatccccagcaccaaaatttgaaaagtatgaatttaccatcaatgaaaaagtaattaaaataattaggagctattttgtccaactgtatggGAGCAAATATGACAGCCTAATTGACATGTATGAATtatttactaaaatataaattgcctcgGTTAACataagaggaaacaaattacttaaatagtctcattttaggaaaaaaaatgaacaaaccatTAATGAATTCTCTAAGTAACAATAATTGATTTTTAGGACTCAGTGATACCCAACTTAAGAATGCATCTGCCATTTCTCACACAGTTGTTTAATTACTGTATGTAAGGACCTTGCCTAAACCAGTCTCTCTTGTACTCAGAAAGCTTTACTAGCTTCCTGTAGCTCAGGGATCGAATACAACCTACCATATGTACAATTTAAAAATCTCTCACAGTCTGTTATCTTGATTCAAGACTGGAAGTGAACTGGCAAGTGGGAGAATCTCAAAATGGTCAGAAgagcaataaaataatttaaaaatttaaaaacaataaagataGATGTTAACATAATAAGTaatgaaattagagaaaaaataaaaggtaaacaaTAGAACATTTTAGACAATattagtagatttttttaaatccatgaaTGATTTGAAGCTCAAGAagcaaatacagaagaaaaaatgttaaataataatgaaatgtgGGGAGTGactgaatgaaaggaaaaaaatatattattcaagCACCCAGAGGAATCCAAACACTGATCCAAACTCTGAGGAGACAGttaaaacaaaaagagaactatTAAATAGCACAATTTAACCTTAATTAATGTCGACATTCAATGTCACTCAATtggattatgaaaaataaatttactgaATTAGAGAAGAATAATAAaactcatttggaaaaacaaaaaaatcacatcatctcctggtcctgctcatttcactcagcatcagttcatgtaattctcttcaGAACTCTCTTTAATCATCCTATCCGTTGTTTCTTAcataacaacaatattccataacattcatattccataacttattcagccattctccaaatgatgggcatccattcagtttccaggttTTTGTCACTACAataaggactgccacaaacatttttgcacatgtgggtccctttccttcctttaaaatctctttaggatataagcccagtagaaacattgctgggtcaaaaggtctgcacattttgatagctttttgatcatagttccaaactgctctccagaatggctggatctgcacaggttcaccaacaatgtatcagtgtcccatgtaacatttctttaaaaaaaactgcaaCAAAATTCTCTAAAATACACTGCACTAGAATAGTAGCTGGGCCTCACAGACAGTTGCATCAGTGACTAAATGTTCTTTCATCTTGAGAAGTTTAGAGATCTTAAGCATATTTCTGATAAGATGTAGTTagttgtagtaaaaaaaaaatttggaatacaatattttgcaatggtgaatgttgaaaactatgcatttggtttaaaaaataaaagctaattaaaaaaaaaaaaaaaaagggaatagcGTAACTGCTTTCCTGTGGTTCCtgtggactactctaacctggtagctccccttagagctactcttaattcCCGTCCATTgacggcacggctaggccacacttacccatctttgggcaccaacccggattccatagagacagaccaccaggaggtaggAGTGAAGCGAAagaaaactttattctgagatagtacatatgtacatatttatatcccactgatgatatgggagaagggggaaaacctctaggaacctggcataatgggattggcccgagaagaaggagggaggcatgctaggctttgtgagcactaaggagggaggcgtggtacctggaatcagacaccgccccatggggctgtgccccacctccatgtAGGACTCGCCTGAGCCTctgaacctctcatccctcaggtcctcctacatgccttgaactgcatttcTTGCTtccagaggctttttaacccttacaataaggtataataaaaatgattacacatgaaactacaaatctattatatacagcttccttctccttttaaatatataataaaattctaatagaaatttctctttcttacatttgctttttttctttgctcctgCCCACCCTAAAAATAAATGCCATTATAcacaaaaaatatgtatttaagtctttccatgtttttctaagactattgagttcattttttctttaactcattatattgtattccatcacaatcatatgacAAAAATTCatgttatcttaaaaaaaaaaaaaaagaaagaaaggcataCTTTGATCCTCTAGATGTAACCCTAGAACATTTGTTAAGATTATATGTGCCTTCTCTGAGGGACCACTGTAATCTGAGTGAATTTGAGATGGCAAAAGTATGCTCTGAGCAATACAtggtatatatttcttatttatatgcCATAAGCTGTGCTGCCAAAAACCACCTAAAAGCTAAAggaattatattattttgaattttttactaTTTCTCAAAATCATAGCAATGTTACTGATACTAACAATATCAAAGTCAACTCCAGGGTCTTTTTACTCATTTAGAacaataattaatttcttttcataagTACACAAGTAGCAACCCTTAAACCAGCAaaacatatttacttatatatgtttTGTCATTTATGAATGAATTAAATTCAACAATATTGAAAAAGAACTACAGCTTATGctttatttattaagaaaagcTTTCTTTTCATTACTACTCTTACAGCCTCTTTTATCTGCTTATTCCGTAGACTGTATATGATAGGGTTAAGTAAGGGTGGTATTATAGAATAGAATATTGAAAGGATTATATCTTTAATGGACCCAGAACCTGAAGGTGGTTGTAGATGTACATAACAAATTGAAATAAGGAACAAGGAAACCACAATGATATGAGGGATACAAGTAGAGAAGGCTTTTCTTTGGTCTTCTTTCACTGGAAATCTAAGCACTGTAGAAAATATGCTAATATAAGATGCAGTGATGAAGGCAAAGCAGCCAGCCCCAATCACCAGAGCAGAAACAAGTAAAGATACCACATTGTTGAATATCTCTGAGCAAGAGAGCTTGAGTAGAGAGGGGATGTCAcaaaagaatttgtgaatcacATTGGAATTGCAGAAAGACAACTGAAATGTGTAGCCAGTATGGAAGCCTGCATACAAAAGGCCAGTGAACAAGCAGGTTAAGGTCATCTGCATACAGGCACGAGGGTTCATGATCAATGGATAGAGAAGTGGTTGGCATATGGCAACATAGCGATCACGGGCCATGACAGTGAGCAAAGTAAACTCAACATATGCTATGAAAATCACCAGAAATATTTGAGTTGCACATCCAGTAACTGAAATAACCCTGTTGTTCACCAGGGAGTTGATGGACGCTGTTGGAACAGTTATTGATATGAAGCAGATATCCACCATGGATAGATTCCTAATGAAAAAGTACATGGGGGTGTGGAGTCTCCTGTcaatggtggtgatgatgacaaTGAGGAGATTTCCCATCAGGCCTGCTgagtaaatgagaaagaaaagcaaagaatacAAGATCTGCAGCTCTCTGGTCTCAGAAAACTCCATAAGGAGAAATTCAGTCACAGAAGTGGTCAAGTTAGACATTTTCTAAGTCTTTCATCTACTGTGTGACctaagatgaaaaagagaaatgaatcaGTCCACAAATCAGACTGGAAGAAATCATTCCATTTTTACCATTACTGCACAAGACCTTGACAAGCAGCAAAACCCCTCAAATGTATtaactatatgatcctgagcaaatcagaTTATCtctaaagaaaattttctaaagTTCTTGTGGGATATGAAGATCTATACTGGTAAAGGAAATTCCTATACCTGAGAATACTAtctatcaaaattttattttacttttaatatttactatagtcattgattattgtctCATAAACctcacttattccactgatccactattctgtttcttagccagtaccaaatagttttgatgaatattgttttataatacagtttcaAGTCTGGTTCAGATAGGCTactgttgtttgcatttttcattaattcccttgaaattctagacgttttgtccttccagataaattttgttattattttttctagctctgtagaacaatttgttgacagttttatttatatatcacgAATAAGCATGTTAATTTAGGTAgaaatgccatttttattatattagcacaacctaccatgagcacttgatattcttccacttcgttagatctaaatttatttgtgtggaaagtgtctTGAAATTGTCTTCAGATAGTTCCTGTCTTTGTTTTGTCAGGTagaattcctaaatattttatattattaatagttattttgtttaaaaataatagccttctattttcaaaatatatgcaaagataattttcaataatcATTCTTGCAAAAcaatgtgttttaaatttttctctctcctttccctcatcccATCTTCTagacagcaggtaatccaatatatatattttaaatgttatctacagttattttaaatttctctttctatctcttgctgctgaacttcGTTGGTAAATGCAGATGATtctgtaggtttattttatatcccacaactttactaaagttgtgaattgtttgtaGTAgtatttagttgattctctaggattctctaagtatatcttcatatcatttgcaaagagtgataatttggtttcctcctctattctaattcctttaacttctttttctttttttattgataaaactaagaattctagtacaatattgaatagtagtggtaatATTGTGCAACTTTATTTTGCTCTTGATTTttttgggaatgcttctagttcaTCCCCATCACATGCTAGCTGATGGTTAGCTGCCAAATGTAATGGTATTACTTAtcaatttaaggaaaactctatttattCTAAAGATCTCTAGTGTTTCTAATATGAATGGCTATtgcattttgtcaattttttctgcatccatatgatttctgttaatttgattattgttaTAGTCAATCatggtaatagttttctttatattgaaccaGCTATAAATTTCTGGTGTAAACCCtccttagtcatagtgtattaaaATGGTGATAAGTTGTAGTATTCtctttgctacttttttttttatttaaggttttttgcagtgatattcattagggaaattgatttgtaatttattttccttctctgttttggccTTTTCTAGTTTAGTCATCACCATTATCTGTGTCATACATgcaatttcccttatttttctaatagtttGTACAGTTTTGGAAGCAACagttctttaagtgtttgataGATTTCAGTTATAAGTCCATCTGACCCTAGAGATTTTTTATTAAGAAGTTAataacttgttctttttcttttttaaaaatggaactatttaagaaATGTATTTATTCCTGTCAatctgagaaatatatatatttttgtaaatattcatttatttcatttagattattagATCTATAATTGACAGTTGAGCAAAACAGCTCATAATTATTGTGATAATTTCCTCTATATTGcaggaaagttctctcttttcattttttgttattagtgatttgttttattttgtttcctttttctattcaaattaactaaaggtttttttttttctattttgctggGTTTTTTCATACAACCAATTCAATTTTGTTCATTACTTCAATAGTattcttgctttcaattttattaatctcgccttttattttcagaattttgaattAGGTAATTGATGggaagattttaatttcttctttttttaggtttttagttgtatgcccaattcattcaccttctctttctctattttattcatgtaagcatctagagatacaaaatttcccctaagaactgctttggctgcagcCCATAAATGTTAGTATATtatgtcattattgtcattctcttggatgaaattatccaTTGTTTCTATTCTTTGTTGTTTCACCAGTTcaattaggattaaattattaatttaccAATTAACTGTTGATCTAGTTCCCCCCAGCCCTTTATTACATGCAATTTTTACTGCAACATgatttgaaaaggatgcatttgatTATTTCAGCCTTCCTATATTTGACTGTGAGGATTTTGTGCCCTTATACATGATAAA
This sequence is a window from Sminthopsis crassicaudata isolate SCR6 chromosome 1, ASM4859323v1, whole genome shotgun sequence. Protein-coding genes within it:
- the LOC141551708 gene encoding olfactory receptor 14C36-like, whose product is MSNLTTSVTEFLLMEFSETRELQILYSLLFFLIYSAGLMGNLLIVIITTIDRRLHTPMYFFIRNLSMVDICFISITVPTASINSLVNNRVISVTGCATQIFLVIFIAYVEFTLLTVMARDRYVAICQPLLYPLIMNPRACMQMTLTCLFTGLLYAGFHTGYTFQLSFCNSNVIHKFFCDIPSLLKLSCSEIFNNVVSLLVSALVIGAGCFAFITASYISIFSTVLRFPVKEDQRKAFSTCIPHIIVVSLFLISICYVHLQPPSGSGSIKDIILSIFYSIIPPLLNPIIYSLRNKQIKEAVRVVMKRKLFLINKA